The proteins below come from a single Kryptolebias marmoratus isolate JLee-2015 linkage group LG12, ASM164957v2, whole genome shotgun sequence genomic window:
- the ypel3 gene encoding protein yippee-like 3, producing MVKLTKAKTFQAYLDSCHRRYSCVHCRAHLANHDDLISKSFQGSQGRAYLFNSVVNVGCGPAEERLLLTGLHAVADIYCENCHTTLGWKYEQAFELSQKYKEGKYIIELSHMIKDNGWD from the exons ATGGTGAAGCTGACTAAGGCCAAGACTTTCCAGGCTTACCTGGACTCCTGCCACCGCCGTTACAGCTGCGTGCACTGCCGCGCCCATCTGGCAAACCACGACGATCTTATCTCCAAG TCGTTCCAAGGCAGCCAAGGACGAGCCTACCTCTTTAACTCCGT GGTCAACGTGGGCTGCGGTCCTGCAGAGGAGAGGCTGCTGCTTACGGGACTTCACGCAGTGGCCGACATCTATTGTGAAAACTGTCACACCACACTGGGCTGGAAATAT GAACAAGCCTTTGAGCTCAGTCAGAAGTACAAGGAGGGGAAGTACATCATCGAGCTCTCCCACATGATAAAGGACAACGGTTGGGACTGA
- the gdpd3a gene encoding lysophospholipase D GDPD3a isoform X2 — protein sequence MEAFTNAVERGTQMLEMDCHLTRDGHVVVSHDDNLLRQTGHDVTISSCNLEDLPLYKEKLEVTFYAGCYSSGSDRKIALLDDVFRKFPEVPVSIEIKENNLQLIQKISDLVRSYDREGITVWASVDSSILKECRRINGSMPYSFSMNRGLLVVLLFYTGLLPFVPLGESLLQFYLPRVINRTYIPTEDFLKNKLVVFLLEKVTMRKSLFKHLAARGIQVHLFVCNEEDDMKAALDLGATGVMTDYPSRLSAYFCRNRSQD from the exons ATGGAGGCGTTCACAAA CGCCGTGGAGCGGGGGACACAGATGCTGGAGATGGACTGCCACCTGACCAGAGACGGGCACGTGGTGGTGTCTCACGACGACAACCTGCTGAGGCAGACCGGCCACGACGTCACCATCTCCTCGTGCAACCTCGAG GATCTGCCTCTGTACAAGGAGAAACTGGAGGTGACATTTTATGCAG GTTGCTACAGCAGCGGCTCGGACAGGAAGATTGCTCTGCTGGACGACGTCTTCAGGAAGTTCCCCGAGGTCCCCGTAAGCATCGAGATAAAGGAGAACAACCTGCAGCTGATTCAGAAG atttcagaTTTGGTAAGGAGCTACGACAGAGAGGGCATCACTGTGTGGGCTTCGGTGGACTCCTCCATCCTGAAGGAATGCCGCAGAATC AACGGCTCCATGCCCTACAGTTTCTCCATGAATCGAGGCCTCCTGGTCGTCCTCCTGTTCTACACCGGCCTGCTGCCCTTCGTGCCGCTGGGCGAGAGCTTACTGCAGTTTTACCTGCCGCGTGTCATCAACAG GACGTACATTCCTACCGAGGACTTCCTGAAGAACAAGCTGGTCGTGTTTTTGTTGGAAAA AGTAACGATgagaaaaagcctttttaaacACCTCGCCGCTCGTGGAATACAG gtgcatttatttgtttgcaatgAAGAGGACGACATGAAGGCGGCATTGGACCTGGGAGCCACAGGAGTGATGACCGACTACCCATCTCGCCTCTCAGCCTacttctgcagaaacaggagTCAGGATTAA
- the atp6v0ca gene encoding ATPase H+ transporting V0 subunit ca, with the protein MSSEEIPEYSPFFAVMGASAAMVFSALGAAYGTAKSGTGIAAMSVMRPELIMKSIIPVVMAGIIAIYGLVVAVLIANNISEKVTLYKSFLHLGAGLSVGLSGLAAGFAIGIVGDAGVRGTAQQPRLFVGMILILIFAEVLGLYGLIVALILSTK; encoded by the exons ATGTCTTCTGAAGAGATCCCCGAGTACTCGCCTTTCTTCGCTGTGATGGGAGCCTCCGCGGCCATGGTCTTCAGCG CCCTCGGAGCGGCATATGGAACGGCAAAGAGCGGCACGGGCATTGCTGCCATGTCTGTGATGCGGCCAGAGCTCATCATGAAGTCCATCATCCCCGTCGTCATGGCTGGCATCATCGCCATCTATGGGCTGGTGGTAGCTGTGCTGATAGCGAACAACATCTCTGAGAAAGTCACTCTTTACAA gaGCTTCCTGCATCTCGGCGCCGGTCTGAGTGTGGGCCTGAGTGGCCTGGCGGCCGGGTTCGCCATCGGCATCGTGGGCGACGCCGGCGTGCGAGGCACCGCCCAGCAGCCTCGGCTTTTCGTGGGcatgatcctgatcctgatcttcGCCGAGGTGCTGGGTCTCTACGGCCTCATTGTGGCCCTCATCCTGTCCACAAAATAA
- the gdpd3a gene encoding lysophospholipase D GDPD3a isoform X1 — protein MSSFLYFVLPALGGYALTSMYLLKNPHLFHRKKRTAFHCAHISHRGGSGERIESTMEAFTNAVERGTQMLEMDCHLTRDGHVVVSHDDNLLRQTGHDVTISSCNLEDLPLYKEKLEVTFYAGCYSSGSDRKIALLDDVFRKFPEVPVSIEIKENNLQLIQKISDLVRSYDREGITVWASVDSSILKECRRINGSMPYSFSMNRGLLVVLLFYTGLLPFVPLGESLLQFYLPRVINRTYIPTEDFLKNKLVVFLLEKVTMRKSLFKHLAARGIQVHLFVCNEEDDMKAALDLGATGVMTDYPSRLSAYFCRNRSQD, from the exons ATGAGCAGCTTTCTGTATTTCGTCCTCCCTGCGCTGGGAGGATACGCTCTCACCTCCATGTACCTGCTGAAGAACCCGCACCTTTTCCACCGGAAGAAACGCACAGCCTTCCACTGCGCTCATATCTCGCACCGGGGAG GATCCGGTGAGAGGATCGAAAGCACCATGGAGGCGTTCACAAA CGCCGTGGAGCGGGGGACACAGATGCTGGAGATGGACTGCCACCTGACCAGAGACGGGCACGTGGTGGTGTCTCACGACGACAACCTGCTGAGGCAGACCGGCCACGACGTCACCATCTCCTCGTGCAACCTCGAG GATCTGCCTCTGTACAAGGAGAAACTGGAGGTGACATTTTATGCAG GTTGCTACAGCAGCGGCTCGGACAGGAAGATTGCTCTGCTGGACGACGTCTTCAGGAAGTTCCCCGAGGTCCCCGTAAGCATCGAGATAAAGGAGAACAACCTGCAGCTGATTCAGAAG atttcagaTTTGGTAAGGAGCTACGACAGAGAGGGCATCACTGTGTGGGCTTCGGTGGACTCCTCCATCCTGAAGGAATGCCGCAGAATC AACGGCTCCATGCCCTACAGTTTCTCCATGAATCGAGGCCTCCTGGTCGTCCTCCTGTTCTACACCGGCCTGCTGCCCTTCGTGCCGCTGGGCGAGAGCTTACTGCAGTTTTACCTGCCGCGTGTCATCAACAG GACGTACATTCCTACCGAGGACTTCCTGAAGAACAAGCTGGTCGTGTTTTTGTTGGAAAA AGTAACGATgagaaaaagcctttttaaacACCTCGCCGCTCGTGGAATACAG gtgcatttatttgtttgcaatgAAGAGGACGACATGAAGGCGGCATTGGACCTGGGAGCCACAGGAGTGATGACCGACTACCCATCTCGCCTCTCAGCCTacttctgcagaaacaggagTCAGGATTAA
- the mrps34 gene encoding 28S ribosomal protein S34, mitochondrial, whose translation MAKKKRLRLIAEMARKIRAYRELKSQPPDSQKYALDYETMRRPLTGKMLPVMAWQDVRRESRLFSLLAGLRLFGIGRMFTRKSWLEDHTEPSYWQITKVKVDYTAENMDHGKAWGILTYKGKPESEVKEVDKVMYHDWRLIPKHMEQQFKDFQPLPEPPVRYVPYPPLLRAMMLAERHKAGGATEVEEPALPLKRDVVLNKDYFFRQAQERQRKEGTAV comes from the exons ATGGCGAAGAAGAAGAGGCTGCGTCTCATAGCTGAAATGGCTCGGAAGATCCGGGCGTACCGAGAGCTGAAGTCGCAGCCGCCGGACTCCCAGAAGTACGCCCTGGACTACGAGACGATGAGGCGGCCTCTCACCGGGAAGATGCTGCCCGTCATGGCCTGGCAGGATGTCCGCAGGGAGAGCCGCCTCTTCTCTCTGCTGGCAGGTTTGAGACTGTTCGGAATTGGCCGGATGTTCACCCGAAAGTCCTGGCTGGAGGACCACACCGAGCCCAGCTACTGGCAGATCACAAAGGTCAAGGTGGACTACACAGCTGAG AACATGGATCATGGCAAAGCCTGGGGTATCCTCACATATAAAG gAAAACCTGAGAGTGAAGTGAAGGAGGTAGATAAAGTGATGTACCACGACTGGCGCCTGATTCCCAAACACATGGAGCAGCAGTTTAAAGACTTCCAGCCACTCCCGGAGCCTCCGGTGCGCTACGTCCCCTACCCTCCGCTGCTGCGTGCCATGATGCTGGCGGAGCGTCACAAAGCAGGAGGAGCCACGGAGGTAGAGGAGCCAGCCCTGCCTTTAAAGAGGGACGTAGTGCTCAACAAAGACTATTTCTTTAGACAGGCACAAGAGAGACAGAGGAAAGAGGGCACAGCCGTATGA
- the nme3 gene encoding nucleoside diphosphate kinase 3, whose amino-acid sequence MIFLFMSVFAHFFQSGWTGANERTFVAVKPDGVQWRLVGEIVRRFERKGFKLVGLKLVQASEDLLREHYWDLRNRPFFSSLIRYMSSGPVVAMVWQGLDVVKTARKMLGETDPSDSLPGTVWGDFCLEVGKNVIHGSDSVESAQKEISLWFGQKELQSWESSSRRWVY is encoded by the exons AtgattttcctgtttatgtctGTTTTCGCTCATTTCTTCCAGTCAG GCTGGACGGGGGCGAACGAGCGCACCTTCGTCGCCGTGAAACCGGACGGCGTGCAGTGGAGACTGGTGGGAGAAATTGTGCGTCGCTTTGAGAGAAAGGGGTTCAAACTCGTGGGCCTCAAGCTCGTGCAG GCGTCTGAGGACCTGCTCCGGGAGCACTACTGGGACCTGAGGAACCGGCCGTTCTTCAGCTCGCTGATAAGATACATGAGCTCTGGACCCGTCGTTGCAATG GTGTGGCAGGGTTTGGACGTGGTCAAAACGGCTCGCAAGATGTTAGGAGAGACGGATCCTTCGGACTCGCTGCCTGGAACCGTCTGGGGAGATTTTTGCTTAGAAGTGGGCAA GAACGTGATCCACGGCAGCGACTCGGTGGAGAGCGCCCAGAAGGAGATCAGTCTGTGGTTCGGTCAGAAGGAGCTCCAGAGCTgggagagcagcagcaggaggtggGTCTACTGA
- the spsb3a gene encoding SPRY domain-containing SOCS box protein 3a, with translation MSRRSRNSRAWRYVWGGIRRDADARALVLASEAEDWTYDRLEYSDSDSEADFSAVMIPKVPSAIPVTGESYCSCDSQAETSYNPRLRGFHQIKDCHCGEDDQDFDWVWDTSSRSTATLLSCDNRKVSFHSDYSCGTAAVRGSKELADGQHFWEIKMTSPVYGTDMMVGVGTSDVNLDKYRHTFCSLLGKDADSWGLSYTGLLHHKGKKMNFSSRFGQGSIIGVHLDLWHGTLTFFKNRKCIGVASTELHNKRFYPMACSTAAKSSMKVIRSCSAPTSLLYLCCARLRRLVPDCIDTLDVLPLPPGLRQLLHNKLGWVLSLNGGNADESPDRRERPRRPPIGAPSAGPSYSESDSEGCTSDPEACQRKRCRWT, from the exons ATGTCGAGGCGAAGCAGGAACAGCCGCGCGTGGCGATACGTGTGGGGTGGGATCCGACGGGACGCCGACGCCCGGGCCCTGGTGTTGGCCTCTGAAGCCGAAGACTGGACCTATGACCGACTGGAG TACAGTGATTCGGATTCAGAAGCAGACTTTTCGGCGGTGATGATTCCTAAGGTCCCCAGTGCCATACCCGTTACCGGGGAGTCGTACTGCAGCTGTGATTCGCAGGCAGAGACCAGTTACAACCCTCGTCTCCGAGGGTTTCACCAAATAAAAGACTGCCACTGTGGGGAGGATGACCAAG ATTTTGACTGGGTTTGGGACACAAGCAGCCGATCAACAGCAACCTTGCTGAGCTGCGACAACCGCAAAGTGAGTTTCCACTCCGACTACAGCTGCGGCACAGCAGCGGTCCGCGGCTCCAAGGAGCTGGCCGACGGGCAGCACTTCTGGGAAATCAAGATGACGTCTCCGGTGTACGGCACAGACATG ATGGTTGGAGTCGGAACGTCTGACGTAAACCTAGACAAATACAGGCACACGTTCTGCAGCTTGTTGGGGAAAGACGCCGACAGCTGGGGTCTTTCTTACACAG GCCTGTTGCATCATAAAGGGAAGAAGATGAACTTCTCTTCTCGATTCGGACAAGGGTCCATCATCGGAGTTCATCTGGACTTGTGGCACGGCACTCTGACGTTCTTCAAGAATCGCAAGTGTATAG GTGTCGCGAGCACAGAGCTACACAATAAGAGGTTTTATCCCATGGCGTGCTCCACGGCGGCCAAGAGCAGCATGAAGGTCATCCGCTCGTGCTCCGCCCCCACCTCGCTGCTGTACCTGTGCTGCGCTCGCCTTCGCCGCCTGGTGCCGGACTGCATAGACACGCTGGACGTGCTGCCCCTGCCGCCCGGCCTGCGCCAGTTGCTCCACAACAAGCTGGGCTGGGTGCTGAGTCTGAACGGAGGCAACGCCGACGAGAGCCCCGACAGGCGCGAGCGGCCCCGCCGCCCGCCCATTGGTGCCCCCTCGGCCGGCCCGTCGTACTCCGAGAGCGACTCGGAGGGGTGCACGTCCGACCCCGAAGCCTGCCAGAGGAAAAGGTGCCGCTGGACGTGA